In Scytonema millei VB511283, the genomic window TAAAGCTCGTCCTTTAAATATATTTATTCAGTATAAAAATATGATTTTTACTCCTTTAGAGTGATGTCAGACAATTAATGTATTCTCAAGAGTTTTAAAACTAACGATTAGATAATAACCAATCTTTCGGCTGATGTCCTACTTCTTGAACTTAATTACCTTAGTTCATAAAAGTTAAAAATTATTAATTTAAACTCGATATTTTTCCTAGCTTCGATGGCTTGGAGCGGAAAAACGAGTTATCTAAAGGAGACACAGTGACAAAACTCAAGCCGATCGCGCAACAAGTGGTTGCAGTTGTTGGTGCATCTAGTGGAATTGGACGAGAAACAGCGTTAAAGTTTGCTGCAAAAGGCGCAAAAGTTATCGTAGCAGCCCGTAGCGAACCAGGTTTGCTCTCCTTAGTCGAAGAAATTAAAGCGGCAAACGGAGAGGCAACTTATATCCTGGCCGATGTTAGCGACTTTCAACAAGTCAAAGCGATCGCAGATAAAGCAGTAGCAACCTACGGCAGACTCGATACTTGGGTTCATGCGGCTGCTACTGGTATTCTTGCACCGTTTGAACAAATTACGCCAGAAGAATTTAAACGTGTCATTGACGTTGTGTTGATGGGACAAGTTTATGGCGCAATGGCAGCCATACCATATTTGAAGCAAGAAGGACGAGGGGCGCTGATTCACATTTCCTCAGTGGAAGGCAGGCGATCGCTCCCTTTGCAAAGTCCTTATTCGTCAGCTAAGCACGGCTTAGAAGGTTTTCTCGAATCTCTGCGCGTCGAATTACAACACGAAAACATCCCTATCAGTGTCACCAGTATCCTACCTGCTGTGATCAATACTCCCTACTACAACAAAGTCAAAACCAAACTGGGAGTAAAACCCACGGGTATACCTCCTTACTACCAGCCGAGTCTAGTTGCTGATGCCATCCTCTACGCTGCCGAACATCCTACCCGGGACTACATTGTAGGAGATGTAGGTAGAGTCCTAGATCTGCTGCAACGGCTATCACCATCTCTAGTAGATACTCTTTTGGTACTGATAGGCTTTCAGGGACAGCGTACCAAGGAAGTCAAGTCAGAAGATGCACCTAACAACGTCTTTGCGCCAATTACAGGCTACGACAGAGTAGAAGGCGATTTTCGCCACTGGACAATTCCCAGTTTTACCGAGTGGCTAGAAAAGATTTTGCCTTAACTGTCGAGATGTGACATGTCACGTCTCGAATACACAATCTCTACCTGGCACCGTAGCAATTTTAATTCTCGCGAAAGAGACAAAGTAAAGATGAATTCAGATATCGTCGTAAGAACTTGAAAATAAATGCAGTGCCAGCAACTATGGCAGCGAGTAGATAGAAAAGGACAAGGGATCGACCGTAAGTAAGTCTATACGAGACTTGTCAAACTGCTCGTGCGCTCCCTGCTCTCTGCTCCCTAATATAAAGCCAAACTGCGATCGCAACGAAAAATTTGGAGGGTAAAAAATATGATTAACGATCCAGCTAGACCACCGAGAGAAGACTCGCGAGAATCTGAAACTGCTGTAAGTCCGACACAGCAAGAAGATCCGAGAGCAGCCGAACCTGGTAGAGGTGCGCCAGGAAATGACCATGTTGGGGTACAAACCGCTCAAACTACAGCAGTTAATCCACCTGATGCTAAAATTCCAGCTAATACTCCAACCGAACAGAGCAAACAACAACTCGAAGCCTTTAAGCAACAGGAAGAGGAAGAGGGCGAGGGCTTTACTACCACAGATGGTTATGTTGTTGATGAGTCTGGAAGGCTTGATAACTTCGCGATCGAACCACCAATGTATGTAGAGGGTGAAGAACCTCCTACGAAACGATAACAGTTATCAGGAATCGTAGGGGCGGGTTTAGCCCTAAGTCTCACACCGCAACCAGAGAGTGGCGCTTCTCCCTTCCCTTACTCCCTACCCTCGATCGCTTCCCTTACCCTAAATTTGCATTTTTCTCGCCAAAAATGGGCAGACTATGAATAACAATTTATAGATATGCTGCCTTAAAACAGTGCCAGAGAAAGAACCACAGCAAACTCAGCATTGGCTGGAGATCGAAGATAACGCAGGTAAGCGCGTAGTCGTTTTGGAGGCTGCTACCTGCACTCTGGGGCGCGACTCTTCTAACTCGATTGTGTTGCAGTCTAAGCTTGTCTCTCGCCAGCACGCTATCTTGTTGCGCGTGACAACTCCTGGTACTGCCAACCATTTTTTTCGCATCATTGACGGTAATTTACAAGGCAAGCCCAGCACGAATGGCATTCGGATCAATAAAAAAACTTGTTTCTCGCACGATCTCAAACATGGCGATGAAATTGAATTTGCCGGAGATGTAAGTGCCACTTACTACTGCAACAGCGATCGCGAATGTGATTCTGGTGGGCTAAATTCTAGCTCCCATCACAGCCCACCCACGCAAATTATTGAAAATATCGAGTTTGCTAATTCTAAAGAGTCAGTACTCGTTCGCTTGGCTTCCTTTCCCGAATTAATATCAAATCCGATACTAGAATTCGATCTCACGGGCGATATTACTTACATTAACCCCGCAGCTGTCGCTCAATTTCCCGATCTGCGAGACGTTAAACTCCAGCATCCGATTATGGCTGGAATTGTAGAAAGAGTGCAAGACGATCGCGAGACATTTTTCGTTCGCGAAATAGAAGTTCTTGACAAAATTTTCGAGCAATCCGTCCACTACCTACCAGAAAACGATCTGGTTAGGAGCTACATCGTCGATATTACCGCGCGCAAGCACACCGAGCTAGCGCTGCGAGAAAGCGAAACCAAAAACCGAGCTTTGCTCAAGGCGATTCCAGATTTGATCTTGCGGATCGGCAGAGACGGAACGTATCTGGACTACATACCAGCTAAAGACAGCGAGTTTTCTGCCACCAGCAGTCAAATGATTGGCAAAAACGAGTACGACGTGTTACCAACGGAAGTTGCCGAACAAAGAATGCGTTACGTCCATGCTGCCTTAGAGACAGGGAAACCCCAGCTTTTTGAGTATCAGCTACAGGTTAACGATAAGATTCGCGTGGAAGAAGCGAGAATCGTCGTTAGTGGCGATCGCGAAGTACTGGCTATTATCCGAGATATTACAGAGCGCAAACGGGTAGAAAGTTTACTACAACAAGCATACGACGAACTAGAACTGAGAGTAGAACAGCGAACGGCAGAATTAAGACTGGCAAACGAGCAACTCCGCAGAGAAATTACCGAGCGCCAGAGGGTAGAAGAGGCTTTGCGTTCCAGCGTTGCTACCAATCGCGCTCTGCTCAATGCAATTCCCGATTCCATGTTTCGCCTCAGTCAAGATGGCACTCTCCTCAACTACAAAGCAGCAAAGGATGATTGGCTGGTTGCTTCTCATACCGAGCCAGTTGGTAAAAAACTATCCGATCTATTTGTGCCAGAGATCGCTCTACCGTTAGTAGAATGTGTCGAGCAAGCGATCGCTACCGGTGAAATTCAAATATATGAATATAGATTGACAATCGCAGAGCAATCGCGAGATTACGAAGCACGAATTGCTTTAAGCGAAGAAGACGAAGTAATGGCGATCGTGCGCGACATCACCGAAAGAAAAGGAGCAGAAGCAGAAATCAGACACGCTCTAGCGAGAGAAAAAGAACTGAACGAACTAAAATCTCGCTTCGTCACGATGGCATCCCACGAATTCCGCACGCCATTGACAACAATTTTGTCTTCAGCAGAGTTATTAGAAGATTACAGTTCCAAGTGGACGGAGGAGAAAAAACGCCATCATTTCCAGCGCATCATTACAGCTGTCAAACACATGACTGGTTTGCTGGATGATGTCCTCTTAATTGGCAAAGCAGACGCAGGTAAGCTGGAATTCAATCCATCGTCCATAGATCCGATCGAATTTTGCCGCGAACTGGTTGAAGGGATGCAAATCACAACCACAGCTCATAAAATTATTCTGCGCACGCAGGGAGAGAGTATCAATGGCTGTATGGATGAAAAGCTTTTGCGACAGGTACTAGGAAATTTACTCTCCAATGCAATTAAGTATTCACCCAATGGTGGAAGTATTTATTTTGATATTGTTTCCAAGGAAGGAGTAGCAATCTTCCGAATTCAAGACGAAGGCATTGGTATTCCAATAGGCGATCGCGATCGACTCTTCCATTCCTTTCACAGAGCTAGCAACGTCGGTAATATCTCGGGTACGGGGCTAGGGCTTGCTATTGTTAAAAAATCTGTCGATCTTCACGGCGGTCAAATCTACGTAAAAAGCGAAGTTGGAGTCGGCACGATCTTTATGGTGAAAATACCGCTGTGTGAGGGAGTAGGGAGTAGGGAGTAGGGAAAAGAGAGAGTCGCGGAGCAGCTATCAAGATCGCAAGTCAGAAGCATCTAGCCACCAGCCACTAGCCGCTATCCACTGATAACTGTCATCGGGGTGGCTACTACGCCTTTGGCATTACGGCTATTACCAATGCAGAGTTGTACTTGGGAAGGATACATTAACGGAAGAAACTACATAAAAGTTTATGTAGAGGGGGTGAAGAGATTATTCTTTCGCCAAAGGTGAAGAGATTTTAATTTCACCAGAAGTAAAAAGAGTTTGATTCTCACCTTTTCAAACAGCTCGGTAGAGGAAGTCCGTTATGTTTGAGCATTTCACTGATAAAGCAATTAAAGCAGTTATGCTTGCCCAGGAAGAAGCACGTCGCCTGGGTCACAATTTAGTAGGAACCGAGCAAATTTTATTAGGCTTGATTGGAGAAGGCACGGGAATTGCAGCAAAAGTATTAACCGAGCTGGGAGTGACCCTTCAAGCAGCCCGCGCCGAAGTGGAAAAAATAATCGGTAGAGGAAATCGTCCAGCGATGGCTGAAATTCCCTTTACACCAAAAGTCAAGCGCGTATTCGAGCAAGCTTTCACAGAAGCACGCACTTTGGGGCATAATTACATCGGTCCAGAACATGTGTTGTTAGGTTTGCTCCAAGAGGGAGAAGGTGTCGCTGGAAAAGTTCTACAAAACTTGGGGGTCGATTTAGACGAAGCCCGTGGTAACACGATTCGCAAGTTAGGCGAAGTTGCAACTGTTGCTAGTGCTGGTAGACAAGGACGCAAGGGTTTTGGCACGGCTCCTAGCAAAACTTCGACGCTAGATGAGTTTGGGACGAATTTAACGAAGCTAGCGGCGGAAGGTAAGCTAGATCCTGTCGTCGGTCGTGAAAAAGAAGTTCAACGTGCCGTGCAAATTTTAGGTCGGCGCACGAAGAATAACCCCGTATTGATTGGCGAACCTGGTGTTGGTAAAACCGCGATCGCGGAAGGATTGGCGCAACGGATTGCTAACAACGACGTACCCGAAACTTTGGTAGACAAGCAGCTATACAGTCTTGATATGGGCTTGTTAGTTGCTGGAACTCGCTATCGCGGCGACTTTGAAGAACGGATCAAATCTGTTTTGGATGAAGTGCGATCGAATAGCAGCGTTATCCTATTTATCGACGAAATCCATACTTTAATTGGCGTAGGCGGTGTCGAAGGCGGAATCGATGCGGCGAATATGCTCAAGCCTGCCTTAGCTAGAGGCGAGTTGCAGTGCATGGGAGCTACTACCCTAGATGAGTACCGCAAGCACATCGAGCGAGATGCAGCACTAGAAAGGCGTTTCCAGCCAGTGATGGTAGATGAACCTAGTGTTGTCGAGACAATCGAGATTTTGTTTGGACTGCGCGATCGCTACGAGCAACACCACAAAGTTAAGATGTCAGATCTAGCTTTGGCTGCTGCTGCTAAATTGTCCGATCGCTACATTAGCGATCGCTTTTTGCCCGATAAGGCGATCGATTTGATCGACGAAGCAGGTTCTCGCGTCCGCTTCCGCAACTCGAAGCAGTCTCCCGAAACCCAAGCACTCAAGCAAGAATTGGTGCAGGTAACGAAAGATAAAGAAGCCGCAGTCTCGGCACAAGATTTTGACAATGCTGGGAAATTGCGCGATCGCGAGTTGGAAATCGAGCAACAACTGAAGGCGATCGCTGAAAATAGAAAGCAAGAAATCGAAAACGCTAGCGTTCCTGTAGTAGACGAAGAAGACATTGCTCAAATTGTCGCTTCTTGGACGGGCGTACCTGTCAGCAAGCTAACGGAATCTGAATCAGAGTTGCTGTTGCACTTAGAAGATACTCTGCACCAGCGTCTAATCGGACAAGAAGAAGCCGTTACAGCTGTTTCTAAAGCTATCCGCAGGGCGCGAGTTGGATTGAAGAATCCCGACCGTCCGATCGCTAGCTTTATCTTCTCCGGTCCTACTGGTGTAGGTAAGACGGAGTTGGCAAAATCCCTTGCTGCATACTTCTTCGGTTCGGAAGAAGCGATGATTCGCTTGGATATGTCGGAATTCATGGAACGACATACTGTTTCTAAGCTCATCGGTTCGCCTCCTGGTTACGTTGGCTTTGACGAAGGCGGACAACTAACGGAAGCCGTGCGGCGCAAACCATACACCGTGTTGCTATTCGACGAGATCGAGAAAGCACACCCTGACGTGTTTAATATGCTGTTGCAAATCATGGATGACGGTCGTTTGACCGATGCCAAGGGACGCACGGTAGACTTTAAAAACACGCTGATTATTCTCACCTCTAATATTGGTTCGAGAGTCATTGAAAAAGGTGGCGGTGGAATTGGATTTGAATTAGATGGCGATCGCGCTGACGCACAATACGATCGCGTCCGTAACTTGGTACAAGAAGAACTCAAGCAACATTTCCGTCCTGAGTTTCTCAACCGTCTTGATGAGGTCATTGTCTTCCGTCAACTCAATAAGAATGAAGTCAAGCAAATTGCTGACATCATGCTTCAAGAGATTTCTAGCCGCTTGACCGAGCGTTCTATTACCTTGAAAGTGACAGAGCGTTTTAAAGATAAAGTGGTCGATGAAGGCTACAATCCCAGCTACGGTGCTAGACCGTTGCGCAGAGCAATGATGCGGCTGTTGGAAGATTCTTTAGCCGAAGCTATGTTATCCGGTCGCATTAACGATGGCGACACAGCTCTAGTTGATGTTGATGCTGACGGTCAAGTCCAAGTCAGCAAAGTAGAAGCAAAAGAATTGATGTTGTCTTCTGCTAGCTAGAATGTTTTTGAATAAACCATAAATGTAGGGTGAGCAAATGCTCGTCCTACATTTTTTTGAGACTCGAAAAACGCGGAAGTGAAATTCAAACGAGTTTGTCAAATAAATTGGGTCAAGGGGAAAAGTTAGGATGGAAAGCGATCGCCAAATTCGATAGCAAAACGATTGAGCGCAGGTTTCCAATCACGAATTGGCATGGTCCGCTTTTTAGCAATATTCTGGAGCGCCAGGTAAACACTTTCAGAGCGGACTCGTCAGTAGGAAAAGCACTTCGGATTTCTCAGCACTTTTCTCAGAGTCATATTCATTGACTCGATGACATTGGTGGTGTAGATAGCTTTGCGAATCTCAGGCGGAAAGGCAAAAAACGGGATAATGTGCTGCCAGTGAGTCATCCAAGACTTGCTGATGGTGGGGTATTGCCGATCCCCTGCATTCAGCAAAGCGTAGCAACTGCTGTTCTGCCTGGGCTTCAGGGAAGAGCGGTGTAAACCAGTCTCAGGTCAGCGGCGACGGCTTTACGGTCTTTGTAGGACACGTAGCTCAAGGAATTTCTCACCAGATGAACAATGCACATTTGTACCTGGGTTTTGGGAAACACAGCGACAAATCGCATCTGGGAAGCCCGTTAAGCCATCTACACAAGCGATGAAGATATCCTTCACCCCCCGATTTTGTAACTCTGTTAAAACCTGTAACCAAAACTTGGCGGATTCATTCTGGGTCATCCACATCCCCAAGAGTTCCTTAGCACCCGATAAATTAACTCCTAAAGCCAAGTGGATGGCTTTGTTGATAACTCGTCCAACAGGCGCAGACTTTGACGACGATTGCATCAAAGTAAACGATTGGGTAAACCGAATCAAGACTACGATTTTGCGCCTTGTTTGCGCTCCTCTTCCACGGCAGAGCGCGACATTGGAAATCAAGCCA contains:
- a CDS encoding SDR family oxidoreductase, giving the protein MTKLKPIAQQVVAVVGASSGIGRETALKFAAKGAKVIVAARSEPGLLSLVEEIKAANGEATYILADVSDFQQVKAIADKAVATYGRLDTWVHAAATGILAPFEQITPEEFKRVIDVVLMGQVYGAMAAIPYLKQEGRGALIHISSVEGRRSLPLQSPYSSAKHGLEGFLESLRVELQHENIPISVTSILPAVINTPYYNKVKTKLGVKPTGIPPYYQPSLVADAILYAAEHPTRDYIVGDVGRVLDLLQRLSPSLVDTLLVLIGFQGQRTKEVKSEDAPNNVFAPITGYDRVEGDFRHWTIPSFTEWLEKILP
- a CDS encoding ATP-binding protein, translated to MPEKEPQQTQHWLEIEDNAGKRVVVLEAATCTLGRDSSNSIVLQSKLVSRQHAILLRVTTPGTANHFFRIIDGNLQGKPSTNGIRINKKTCFSHDLKHGDEIEFAGDVSATYYCNSDRECDSGGLNSSSHHSPPTQIIENIEFANSKESVLVRLASFPELISNPILEFDLTGDITYINPAAVAQFPDLRDVKLQHPIMAGIVERVQDDRETFFVREIEVLDKIFEQSVHYLPENDLVRSYIVDITARKHTELALRESETKNRALLKAIPDLILRIGRDGTYLDYIPAKDSEFSATSSQMIGKNEYDVLPTEVAEQRMRYVHAALETGKPQLFEYQLQVNDKIRVEEARIVVSGDREVLAIIRDITERKRVESLLQQAYDELELRVEQRTAELRLANEQLRREITERQRVEEALRSSVATNRALLNAIPDSMFRLSQDGTLLNYKAAKDDWLVASHTEPVGKKLSDLFVPEIALPLVECVEQAIATGEIQIYEYRLTIAEQSRDYEARIALSEEDEVMAIVRDITERKGAEAEIRHALAREKELNELKSRFVTMASHEFRTPLTTILSSAELLEDYSSKWTEEKKRHHFQRIITAVKHMTGLLDDVLLIGKADAGKLEFNPSSIDPIEFCRELVEGMQITTTAHKIILRTQGESINGCMDEKLLRQVLGNLLSNAIKYSPNGGSIYFDIVSKEGVAIFRIQDEGIGIPIGDRDRLFHSFHRASNVGNISGTGLGLAIVKKSVDLHGGQIYVKSEVGVGTIFMVKIPLCEGVGSRE
- a CDS encoding ATP-dependent Clp protease ATP-binding subunit, with amino-acid sequence MFEHFTDKAIKAVMLAQEEARRLGHNLVGTEQILLGLIGEGTGIAAKVLTELGVTLQAARAEVEKIIGRGNRPAMAEIPFTPKVKRVFEQAFTEARTLGHNYIGPEHVLLGLLQEGEGVAGKVLQNLGVDLDEARGNTIRKLGEVATVASAGRQGRKGFGTAPSKTSTLDEFGTNLTKLAAEGKLDPVVGREKEVQRAVQILGRRTKNNPVLIGEPGVGKTAIAEGLAQRIANNDVPETLVDKQLYSLDMGLLVAGTRYRGDFEERIKSVLDEVRSNSSVILFIDEIHTLIGVGGVEGGIDAANMLKPALARGELQCMGATTLDEYRKHIERDAALERRFQPVMVDEPSVVETIEILFGLRDRYEQHHKVKMSDLALAAAAKLSDRYISDRFLPDKAIDLIDEAGSRVRFRNSKQSPETQALKQELVQVTKDKEAAVSAQDFDNAGKLRDRELEIEQQLKAIAENRKQEIENASVPVVDEEDIAQIVASWTGVPVSKLTESESELLLHLEDTLHQRLIGQEEAVTAVSKAIRRARVGLKNPDRPIASFIFSGPTGVGKTELAKSLAAYFFGSEEAMIRLDMSEFMERHTVSKLIGSPPGYVGFDEGGQLTEAVRRKPYTVLLFDEIEKAHPDVFNMLLQIMDDGRLTDAKGRTVDFKNTLIILTSNIGSRVIEKGGGGIGFELDGDRADAQYDRVRNLVQEELKQHFRPEFLNRLDEVIVFRQLNKNEVKQIADIMLQEISSRLTERSITLKVTERFKDKVVDEGYNPSYGARPLRRAMMRLLEDSLAEAMLSGRINDGDTALVDVDADGQVQVSKVEAKELMLSSAS
- a CDS encoding transposase produces the protein MTHWQHIIPFFAFPPEIRKAIYTTNVIESMNMTLRKVLRNPKCFSY
- a CDS encoding transposase, with the protein product MRANQIELDLISGNFDETLTKYKPQAALSTVSTITPISTPVNPSLAELWEKFVEYKRPQCCCWNKRDLTGLMTRFCRCMRSCMSTRDIQAQLQDLYGVEVSAGLISNVALCRGRGAQTRRKIVVLIRFTQSFTLMQSSSKSAPVGRVINKAIHLALGVNLSGAKELLGMWMTQNESAKFWLQVLTELQNRGVKDIFIACVDGLTGFPDAICRCVSQNPGTNVHCSSGEKFLELRVLQRP